Proteins encoded in a region of the Leishmania panamensis strain MHOM/PA/94/PSC-1 chromosome 7 sequence genome:
- a CDS encoding hypothetical protein (TriTrypDB/GeneDB-style sysID: LpmP.07.0880), with protein sequence MSSSTRHNFFLSGIARHVNSDVVEDHFREYGSGIRLQLQRDKNGLSLGYGWLTFDHVDVERVVAVQHELGGSPVMLRYQQSKDSLKSEPGAPSPPPAQSPTNVSAQHGRPQEYSPHHKRYREETIKTQACATSRIVQIRKEVMSPKVQTSPAEQSLSKEIWNPETAPSSISTTPVVPLQHSFSSFPPDSAAQTVFVCIPLNICPGAFLRDPRVFCCMLDPSQVGKLSILATPKQHIGVPEHHSTQVSYITSDITQQQRCTTVNANSARAPPQAVFSMPSLSSGLPPSLPPPPGPPPPQSTAYARETVPPPPRPPHPPPPSGPPPTQRCLPKTLRDPPPPGPPPSLGLPPPPGPPPPSGPPPLSAPPSRRY encoded by the coding sequence atgtcgagcagcacacgcCACAATTTTTTTCTATCTGGTATCGCGAGGCATGTAAATAGCGATGTTGTCGAAGACCATTTTCGTGAATACGGCAGTGGTATTCGTCTGCAACTCCAGCGAGACAAGAacggtctctctcttggcTACGGCTGGTTAACATTTGATCACGTTGATGTCGAGCGTGTTGTGGCTGTGCAGCACGAACTAGGTGGTTCACCAGTGATGCTCAGGTATCAGCAGTCCAAAGACTCCCTGAAATCCGAACCTGgtgccccttccccaccgCCAGCACAATCACCAACTAACGTCTCAGCGCAGCACGGAAGACCACAGGAATACTCCCCGCATCACAAAAGATACAGGGAAGAAACTATCAAGACACAGGCATGCGCTACTTCTCGTATAGTGCAAATTCGAAAGGAGGTTATGTCCCCAAAGGTACAAACATCACCGGCCGAGCAATCACTATCGAAGGAAATATGGAACCCGGAAACTGCGCCTTCTTCAATTTCTACGACGCCGGTAGTACCTTTGCAGCATAGCTTCTCATCATTTCCTCCGGATTCTGCGGCGCAGACAGTTTTTGTGTGCATTCCATTAAATATTTGTCCTGGTGCGTTTTTGCGCGATCCACGAGTATTCTGCTGCATGCTGGATCCTTCACAGGTAGGCAAGCTCAGTATCCTAGCTACGCCAAAGCAACATATTGGCGTACCGGAGCATCACTCTACGCAAGTTTCCTACATTACATCGGATATTACTCAGCAGCAACGTTGCACTACCGTAAATGCGAACAGTGCACGCGCACCCCCACAAGCTGTTTTCTCGATGCCATCGCTATCTTCAGGCTTACCGCCAtcgctaccaccaccaccaggacccccacctccgcagTCAACTGCATACGCTCGTGAAACAgttccaccacctccgagACCACCGCatccgccgccaccttctgGGCCACCACCTACGCAACGTTGTTTGCCCAAGACTCTTCGAgatccaccaccacctggcCCACCTCCATCACTTGGGctacctcctccccctggtccacctccaccatctggcccaccaccactttctgcgccgccttcgcgGCGTTACTGA
- a CDS encoding N-acetylglucosamine-phosphate mutase, putative (TriTrypDB/GeneDB-style sysID: LpmP.07.0890): MFFDELMRIINSEFPLRHDPAKNPLTYGTAGFRSNAALLPPVAARVSMIAALRCMYYQGKRTAAGHNAPCTVGVMITASHNPYMDNGFKIIDPDGGMLVASWEEWCTRAANAPSGSDLKQVMMDCLAHDPNAFQLKQYSRCQVHFSRDTRPSGEEIVNAGLRTLRLLQNITPRSYPPISTPYMHFAIAKANELGLGDESEFPSYYGELLAGFEEMYLFASAGSQLCEKEGHLQQLVVDCANGIGSLMMRELIAASKQQSDFTALATFFEVHLVDCNCQDKTMLNTKCGADYAKQHTSPSAAMSAWPSASPPGVNPTATHFYSLDGDADRVVAFLYDPKRDYKWVLLDGDRISILYAMLLHKWLGEEQMKALDVSVVQTAYANGASTEFLEKQLRMQVYTAATGVKNLQPIARARDVGIYFEANGHGTVLISEKVITEAASTGSEKAALLAAMRRLVSQCCGDAIADILMCEVALRALNMTFQDWADLYVDHPCKQTKVTVAHRDRITTTLDERRALSPTGMQDEIDAAVSLALSRCEAARAFVRPSGTEPVVRVYAEATDPSVCESLSAEVVKIVEAYCS; this comes from the coding sequence ATGTTTTTCGATGAATTGATGCGCATTATTAACTCTGAGTTTCCTCTGCGTCACGACCCTGCGAAGAACCCACTCACATATGGAACGGCAGGGTTCCGCTCTAATGCTGCACTTCTTCCACCGGTGGCAGCCCGTGTTTCCATGATAGCTGCTCTCCGATGTATGTACTATCAAGGGAAacgaacagcagcaggtcaCAATGCACCTTGCACGGTGGGCGTTATGATCACGGCATCTCACAATCCGTATATGGATAACGGATTCAAAATTATTGATCCTGACGGAGGAATGCTTGTAGCATCCTGGGAGGAGTGGTGCACACGTGCGGCGAATGCCCCGTCCGGAAGCGACTTGAAACAAGTCATGATGGACTGTTTGGCGCATGATCCTAATGCGTTTCAGCTCAAACAATACTCGCGCTGTCAAGTACACTTTTCCAGAGACACGAGACCGAGTGGTGAAGAAATCGTAAATGCAGGACTGAGGACGCTGCGTCTTTTACAGAATATCACCCCCAGATCTTACCCGCCTATTTCGACGCCTTACATGCACTTCGCGATAGCGAAAGCGAATGAACTCGGCTTAGGGGATGAGTCAGAGTTTCCATCCTATTATGGAGAGCTTTTAGCTGGCTTCGAGGAGATGTATCTCTTTGCAAGTGCGGGCTCGCAGCTGTGTGAGAAAGAAGGTCATCTACAGCAACTTGTTGTTGACTGTGCCAACGGTATCGGCTCCCTAATGATGAGGGAGCTCATTGCTGCTTCAAAACAGCAATCTGACTTCACAGCGTTGGCGACCTTTTTTGAGGTGCACCTGGTGGACTGCAACTGCCAAGATAAAACGATGCTGAACACCAAATGCGGGGCCGACTATGCAAAACAACATACAAGTCCCTCCGCCGCAATGTCTGCGTGGCCGAGCGCTTCTCCACCAGGTGTGAATCCTACTGCCACACACTTTTACTCCCTCGATGGCGATGCGGACCGCGTTGTTGCATTTCTTTATGACCCAAAGCGAGATTACAAGTGGGTCTTGCTGGACGGTGATCGAATTTCCATCCTTTATGCAATGTTATTGCATAAATGGCTTGGTGAAGAGCAGATGAAGGCATTAGATGTGAGTGTTGTACAGACAGCCTACGCAAACGGTGCGTCTACAGAGTTTCTTGAGAAGCAGCTCCGTATGCAAGTGTACACCGCTGCTACAGGAGTCAAAAATCTCCAACCGattgcgcgcgcgcgcgacgtGGGAATCTACTTTGAGGCAAACGGTCACGGTACAGTGTTGATATCTGAAAAGGTGATCACAGAGGCTGCTTCGACCGGATCTGAAAAAGCAGCACTGCTCGCCGCGATGCGGCGTTTGGTGTCCCAGTGCTGCGGCGATGCGATTGCCGATATTCTGATGTGTGAAGTCGCTCTGAGGGCCTTGAACATGACATTTCAGGACTGGGCCGACTTGTACGTTGATCATCCTTGCAAGCAAACCAAGGTCACTGTGGCACACCGTGACCGGATCACGACCACTCTTGATGAGCGCCGAGCACTGTCACCTACTGGTATGCAGGATGAAATTGATGCCGCTGTTTCGTTGGCTTTATCACGGTGCGAGGCGGCGCGAGCCTTTGTCCGGCCCAGCGGTACGGAGCcagttgtgcgtgtgtacgcggAGGCCACTGATCCATCCGTGTGTGAGTCCCTCTCGGCAGAGGTCGTCAAGATTGTTGAGGCCTACTGCAGTTGA
- a CDS encoding hypothetical protein (TriTrypDB/GeneDB-style sysID: LpmP.07.0900), with amino-acid sequence MAPLHTLRAAALFCVLLITGVACIGVTGIDANSDVIVQTTPAQPLLDVVFLATTSLDPDRTLYISSTSNCGSRISPICTQGHTQVGVNYNSSTCIFNVTSASLGLNAATTSLIPALHWCSSATGSTFFATLHMNVVRMTPAYAYYSTVTTFTFNLATPVGTTVGLYTESSCFKLLGGLSLTTLESSRELTADIGPRTVTYVCASIPTVFNSVTVMAVRSVVYGVSPYDIYTTQGIRHRNVAISSSTSFHYMSLSTDPQCLTLAQPYQQTGTGEALLAVKVPRGSYYFCGVIIRGLEGVGVFVPARSTFEVLEYGLQPHTMYAEHATPMSFSLDAVAGQSELQGALFTTADCGVASGTPVTSWSTSMTWTVELPGTYYACVRTRGSTLAAEVGYVNEVVISNIPAVSLARQPAIMGLGELATVTRSAIDDVPAAVVTVGLSASSSCTTLFAGGNTTEMGSTAPFYVPESSPSTIYYCVSNRLTTDASGGNSSESTVAVYYPLGLLELRTYGLSYPPLRTNTTMEVGLDTDVTFDDNTSICLTPALLPSSSNDDTSSSLIEDDTCDAAIAASNDRAITFHLSSLTFQLSPVSFSVAGSWLLCVREPRVMGSAYMRLRTLRVYGNATVTPGGVIRGIPARLDVAAIPPSTAVSLTTDSDCSAGMPVVTTTQSSLIGTASLLFTYPTIGNLLLCVGYRGEHMSQGTAAQLMVAGTVASTDVRVVPSLAVDSVLTQLTFSAPGASLLRGHTALLVPPNADGRSPTTCPTSATAEHIQLPISVPPSSTAGEIAVASFTPASSTVGTAYLVCVGQAGAFVPTGALTVATAPTVTADPSPLAFGLPAYVFFSSAIMSLSQADTFTVIKVTDSCTSDLSVATVLATGSIIPSTGAAQPFIVPSLSSAVTSVRLCVAQRSQLVDKTLGYADAGAIALITFTSVTRYAQRQRPNILVGTPLLSTATLYLTSCTSVGCAASNADAACSSANATKYTTSSDSLLTAPVGTYFLCQRATLGTVTSVVGSNTTVEVVEPFGMTLSVDPSDIRAYVPFAVTMSGGPGGASAGRADYRLTVQPASVPCAESAAESQSFVVGGGTTELTITDIAPVQRIHFCVRPSPVDAFEVLTGTLRHYMAPAAVVGDRATTLTSGGVTGGATAVLSRTADCLGGVAGGGVTPIVDGRATFTVASCGANAALTSLYYCEAADGGAYASRGAVGLLRASGCDGGAGASIAAVDAAPGAAIGGFGIDAAYLARPRLSASPDCGVLLDAAVASVGYAPGAGERAAFHVCAVLVGDASVTFTTAQPTLHVANWAVSPTAAVSRYNATLGVAGAGAVRVDYATPSSETFFSTARDCSVRTASAAGLSGASKTAAYRTTGVRGLVYVCTVAPLSGETLAVAQFLSVTPPAVRRVSPAVVRGAEYSATLVVDGAPPLYSMVPGADSGYAHSGYYTSASREVYLSGDACASVLAGTSAATVTPSGSVSFATAGIAASVRTVSLCAVTAGGPAVVLAGVVVAPGRVHPTTLVSGALGAPVFIPSLRGVTVQLSASASGCGSAAGMPSFTTDVEGYGTVDLVGGDGGALAPGTYTLCYDGALRGGGGAAATALESVVLVRASYFDVRGTTFVVGVAGRMLLQQDLTAAALVPGFSTVRSCTSVSSEHGTWAAVTSTSVSVTATSEYRAGLYLCARAPVNGTLVAVPGAWAGQRSVRFAASAIQLPSAGWDACTTYTLDRCYPPGASASSATSVLAVVRGDCCGASRTSAVVGEASMASGTCELTLDYDKVSAYPAGSTYHVCVWDSADDTVCTTVSEALVSTNCTRGGGAGRGLSRGTLIAVIAVCTVVGLAFLCVLLWVTWFCCCHQPLAAAEWKAGKGQQLVGFPEIGDGDDVVGYIVSRRHPLMYYPSSSARLGRSVSASLGYASLSGSGEGGVVEEREDEGRDQVALQEARARYNVRLSFAEGLQLLELTEKNAAADAAGMNTTCASWDLCLHGVAQAERRAVESILTEDGPTMLEADLPAEGAGPRYAGPNDLEDAAFEVPEEREIDLTADANMSMETDPVTGERHKVRSLSIESAPRRCLSPPESCMENDDLEVQGEEIDGCTVVVLSEPVPPRQDRDDEEPPRRLAVRRFINPTSSQSHCGVSVPLSGSGSYRRSPTGTGRDDRKEQPHHDPLSLAAATPQVRAASKDLPNYILSLPDGENNSSADLRTNTAHGVDDTATAESSIFPRSPIAHAEANDISEEALPMGVVRFSSPGAITGNVDSDESEDDLLSFTTTQRFYDEKRFLLEQEDGRRQRLCNWEGEELAQLAQDELNGYMALSSSAAVGGGIVNASSDHSKNNDTEYHAGGGTGKYRHGKGTAEDEWVCHPPRAPARLPALPPAPRPQTLQSDYTPA; translated from the coding sequence ATGGCGCCATTGCATACACttcgcgccgcagcgctctTTTGTGTCCTCCTGATCACCGGCGTGGCGTGCATTGGCGTTACCGGCATCGATGCCAACTCCGATGTGATAGTGCAGacgacgccggcgcagccgctgctggatgTTGTCTTCCTTGCCACCACCTCGCTAGACCCTGACAGGACGCTGTATATCTCTTCCACCAGCAACTGCGGCAGTCGGATCTCGCCAATCTGCACGCAGGGTCACACCCAAGTCGGCGTAAACTACAACAGCTCAACCTGCATCTTCAACGTCACGTCCGCCTCTCTCGGCTTGAAtgcggcgacgacgtcgtTGATTCCCGCACTGCACTGGTgtagcagcgccaccggcTCCACCTTCTTCGCGACGTTGCACATGAACGTGGTGCGAATGACACCCGCCTATGCCTATTATAGTACGGTGACGACCTTTACCTTCAACCTGGCGACCCCCGTTGGCACCACGGTGGGTCTGTACACGGAGAGCAGCTGTTTTAAACTGTTGGGTGGGCTGTCATTGACAACGCTGGAGAGTTCGCGCGAGCTGACGGCGGACATCGGCCCCCGCACGGTCACGTACGTCTGTGCGTCCATTCCAACCGTCTTCAACAGCGTCACCGTCATGGCAGTGCGCTCAGTTGTGTACGGCGTGTCTCCGTACGACATCTACACTACCCAGGGCATTCGCCACCGTAACGTCGccatcagctcctccactTCGTTTCACTACATGTCGCTCTCCACCGACCCGCAGTGCTTGACGCTGGCGCAGCCATATCAGCAGACGGGGACGGGCGAGGCCTTGCTGGCCGTCAAGGTACCACGCGGCTCGTACTACTTCTGTGGTGTCATCATCCGCGGCCTCGAGGGGGTTGGAGTGTTTGTGCCGGCTCGTAGCACATTCGAGGTTCTGGAATACGGCCTTCAGCCGCACACCATGTACGCCGAGCACGCCACGCCGATGTCCTTCTCACTGGACGCTGTGGCTGGGCAGAGCGAGCTGCAGGGGGCCCTCTTCACGACTGCCGATTGCGGCGTGGCGAGCGGTACGCCGGTCACAAGCTGGAGCACATCGATGACGTGGACGGTTGAGTTGCCAGGCACGTACTACGCCTGTGTGCGCACACGTGGCAGCACCCTAGCCGCCGAAGTGGGCTACGTAAATGAGGTCGTGATCTCTAACATCCctgccgtctctctcgctcgccaACCGGCCATCATGGGTCTCGGCGAGCTGGCCACGGtgacgcgcagcgccatcgatgACGTCCCCGCAGCTGTGGTGACGGTCGGGCTGTCGGCTAGCTCGAGCTGCACTACTCTCTTTGCTGGGGGCAACACAACGGAGATGGGCAGCACGGCCCCCTTTTATGTGCCTGAGAGCTCACCGAGTACTATCTACTATTGCGTGTCGAACCGGCTCACCACAGACGCGAGCGGCGGTAACAGCAGTGAGTCCACCGTGGCGGTCTACTACCCGCTTGGACTGCTAGAGCTGCGCACCTACGGCCTTTCCTACCCTCCCCTACGCACCAATACAACGATGGAGGTGGGTCTGGACACCGACGTTACGTTTGATGACAACACCTCCATATGCCTGACGcctgctcttctccccagcagcagcaatgacgACACTAGCAGCAGCCTCATCGAGGATGACACTTGCGACGCCGCGATCGCCGCCAGCAACGATCGTGCCATAACATTTCATCTCTCGAGCCTCACTTTCCAACTCTCCCCCGTGTCCTTCTCAGTGGCGGGCAGCTGGCTTCTTTGCGTTCGGGAGCCTCGCGTGATGGGTAGCGCGTACATGCGGCTACGCACGCTGCGCGTGTACGGCAACGCTACTGTGACCCCGGGCGGCGTTATCCGAGGCATTCCAGCACGGCTTGACGTAGCTGCAATTCCACCATCAACGGCAGTGAGCTTGACGACGGACAGTGACTGCTCGGCCGGTATGCCGGTGGTAACCACGACGCAGTCGAGCTTGATTGGCACGGCCTCCCTACTCTTCACATACCCCACCATCGGCaacctccttctctgcgttGGCTACCGAGGGGAGCACATGTCACAGggcacggcagcgcagctgatGGTGGCTGGTACTGTGGCGAGCACGGATGTCCGTGTCGTGCCATCTCTGGCCGTCGATTCAGTACTGACGCAGCTGACTTTTTCCGCGCCAGGCGCGTCGTTGCTGAGGGGCCACAccgcgctgctggtgccaccAAACGCTGACGGCAGGAGCCCGACTACCTGTCCTACATCCGCCACTGCTGAGCACATTCAGCTCCCCATATCCGTGCCTCCTTCCAGTACGGCCGGCGAAATCGCCGTTGCCTCCTTCACCCCTGCCAGCAGCACGGTGGGCACCGCGTaccttgtgtgtgttggccAGGCCGGCGCATTTGTTCCAACTGGGGCCCTgaccgtcgccaccgcgccaACGGTGACGGCTGATCCGTCGCCGCTCGCCTTTGGGCTCCCAGCATACGTGTTTTTCAGCAGTGCGATCATGTCCCTCTCCCAGGCAGACACATTCACCGTTATTAAAGTCACCGACAGCTGCACTTCGGACCTGAGCGTCGCCACTGTATTGGCCACGGGGAGCATCATCCCTTCCACAGGGGCTGCACAACCGTTTATAgtgccgtctctctctaGCGCAGTAACTTCGGTGCGACTGTGCGTGGCGCAGAGGAGCCAGCTCGTCGACAAGACACTCGGCTACGCAGATGCAGGCGCCATAGCACTGATCACTTTCACGTCCGTCACCAGGtatgcgcagcggcagcgaccgAATATCCTGGTAGGCACACCGCTCCTCAGCACCGCAACACTCTACCTGaccagctgcaccagcgtgGGGTGTGCGGCTagcaacgccgacgccgcaTGCTCTTCCGCCAATGCGACGAAgtacaccacctccagcgacTCACTACTCACGGCTCCAGTAGGCACATACTTTCTGTGCCAACGCGCGACGTTGGGTACGGTGACGTCGGTGGTGGGCTCGAACAcgacggtggaggtggtggagccgTTCGGCATGACCCTCTCCGTAGACCCCTCTGACATTCGCGCGTACGTGCCGTTCGCTGTGACGATGTCTGGCGGCCCTGGCGGTGCGTCGGCGGGACGCGCAGACTATCGCCTCACCGTACAGCCGGCGTCTGTCCCGTGCGCCGAGAGCGCCGCGGAGTCGCAGAGCTTTGTGGTGGGTGGCGGCACGACGGAGCTCACCATCACGGACATCGCGCCGGTGCAGAGGATCCACTTCTGCGTCCGACCGTCGCCTGTCGACGCCTTCGAGGTGCTGACTGGTACGCTGCGGCACTACATGGCGCCTGCCGCGGTGGTCGGCGACCGTgcgacgacgctgacgtCCGGCGGCGTGACGGGTGGCgccacggcggtgctgtcgcgcACGGCGGACTGCCTCGGGGGCgttgctggcggcggcgtcacgCCGATCGTGGACGGGAGGGCGACGTTCACTGTCGCGTCGTGCGGCGCGAACGCGGCGCTGACGTCGCTGTACTACTGCGAGgctgctgacggcggcgcgtACGCGTCCCGCGGGGCCgtggggctgctgcgcgcgaGCGGgtgcgacggtggcgccggcgcgaGCATTGCGGCGGTGGACGCGGCGCCCGGCGCTGCGATCGGCGGCTTCGGGATCGACGCCGCGTACCTGGCGAGGCCGCGGCTGTCTGCGTCGCCCGACTGcggggtgctgctggacgcTGCGGTTGCGAGCGTTGGGTACGCGCCCGGGGCTGGCGAGCGCGCCGCGTTCCACGTGTGCGCGGTGCTCGTGGGCGACGCGAGCGTGACGTTCACGACTGCGCAGCCGACGCTGCACGTTGCGAACTGGGCTGTGTCGCCGACTGCCGCTGTGAGCCGGTACAACGCGACGCTTGGCGttgctggcgccggcgcggTGCGCGTGGACTACGCGACGCCGTCGAGCGAGACGTTCTTCAGCACTGCGCGCGACTGCAGCGTGCGGACGGCGAGTGCCGCGGGGCTGAGCGGCGCGTCGAAGACCGCGGCGTACCGCACGACTGGGGTGCGGGGGCTGGTGTACGTGTGCACTGTTGCGCCGCTGAGCGGGGAgacgctggcggtggcgcagttCCTGTCGGTGACGCCGCCGGCTGTGCGGCGCGTATCGCCCGCTGTTGTGCGCGGCGCCGAGTACAGCgcgacgctggtggtggacggtgcgccgccgctgtacTCGATGGTGCCTGGCGCGGACAGCGGGTACGCGCACAGCGGCTACTACACGAGCGCGAGCCGCGAGGTGTACCTGTCTGGCGACGCGTGCGCGAGTGTGCTTGCGGGGACGagcgcggcgacggtgacgccgagcggcagcgtgtcGTTTGCGACGGCGGGGATTGCGGCGAGCGTGAGGACCGTGTCGCTGTGCGCGGTGACTGCTGGCgggccggcggtggtgctggcgggCGTGGTCGTTGCGCCTGGCCGGGTGCACCCGACGACGCTGGTGTCTGGGGCGCTGGGTGCGCCGGTCTTCATACCGAGCCTGAGGGGCGTGACCGTCCAGCTGAGCGCGTCTGCGAGCGGGTGCGGGTCTGCTGCCGGGATGCCGAGCTTCACGACGGACGTGGAGGGCTACGGCACGGTGGACCTTGTGGggggcgacggcggcgcgcttGCGCCGGGCACGTACACGCTGTGCTACGACGGCGCGctgcgtggtggcggcggtgctgctgcgacggcgctggaGTCGGTGGTGCTTGTGCGGGCCTCGTACTTCGACGTGCGCGGGACGACGTTCGTTGTGGGCGTGGCGGGccggatgctgctgcagcaggacctgacggctgcggcgcttGTGCCCGGGTTCAGCActgtgcgcagctgcacgtcTGTGTCGAGCGAGCACGGGACGTGGGCTGCTGTGACGAGCACGTCTGTGTCGGTGACTGCGACGAGCGAGTACCGTGCTGGGCTGTAcctgtgcgcgcgtgcgccggTGAACGGGACGCTTGTCGCGGTGCCCGGGGCGTGGGCTGGGCAGCGGAGCGTGCGGTTCGCTGCGTCTGCGATACAGCTGCCGTCTGCTGGGTGGGACGCGTGCACGACGTACACGCTGGACCGGTGCTACCCGCCGGGCGCGAGCGCGAGCAGTGCGACGTCGGTGCTTGCTGTTGTGCGCGGggactgctgcggcgcgtcgCGCACGAGTGCGGTTGTTGGGGAGGCGAGCATGGCGAGCGGGACGTGCGAGCTGACGCTGGACTACGACAAGGTGTCCGCGTACCCCGCGGGGTCGACGTaccacgtgtgcgtgtgggacAGCGCGGACGACACCGTGTGCACGACTGTgagcgaggcgctggtgaGCACGAACTGCAcgcgtggtggcggcgctggccgTGGGCTGAGCCGTGGTACACTGATTGCTGTTATTGCCGTGTGCACAGTGGTGGGTTTAgcctttttgtgtgtgttgttgtggGTGACGTggttttgctgctgccatcagCCGTTGGCCGCTGCTGAGTGGAAGGCTGGGAAGGGTCAGCAGCTCGTGGGCTTCCCAGAAATCggtgacggcgacgatgTTGTGGGCTACATTGTGAGTCGCCGTCACCCGCTGATGTACTACCCGTCTTCAAGCGCCCGTTTGGGACGTTCGGTGAGCGCGTCGCTCGGCTACGCTTCCCTCAGTGGATCCGGCGAAggtggtgtggtggaggaaagggaggatGAGGGCCGCGATCAGGTTGCGCTTCAGGAGGCGCGAGCGCGCTACAACGTACGACTGTCCTTTGCTgaggggctgcagctgctcgagctgACAGAAAAgaacgctgctgcggacgcTGCTGGCATGAACACGACGTGCGCCAGCTGGGACCTATGTCTGCACGGCGTCGCACAGGCGGAGCGCAGGGCCGTGGAGAGCATCCTGACCGAGGACGGGCCGACGATGCTAGAAGCGGATCTCCCAGCAGAGGGTGCGGGCCCGCGCTACGCCGGCCCTAACGACCTCGAGGACGCCGCCTTCGAGGTACCTGAAGAGCGCGAAATTGACTTGACTGCAGATGCGAATATGTCGATGGAGACGGACCCCGTCACGGGCGAGCGCCACAAAGTGCGCAGCCTGTCCATCGAAAgcgcgccgcggcgctgcctctcACCACCGGAGAGCTGCATGGAAAACGACGACTTGGAGgtgcagggggaggagaTAGATGGGTGCACCGTCGTCGTGCTGAGTgagccggtgccgccgcggcaggaccgcgacgacgaggagccGCCACGACGACTTGCTGTGCGGCGCTTTATAAATCCGACGTCGTCTCAGTCACACTGTGGTGTTTCGGTGCCCCttagcggcagcggcagctacCGACGTAGCCCTACCGGCACAGGACGCGACGACCGAAAGGAGCAGCCACACCACGACCCACTTTcattggcggcggcgacgccacagGTGCGGGCAGCATCTAAGGACCTCCCAAACTACATCCTGTCGCTGCCGGATGGAGAGAACAATAGCTCAGCAGACCTACGAACGAACACCGCGCACGGAGTCGAtgacaccgccactgccgagTCCTCCATCTTCCCTCGTTCCCCGATTGCCCATGCTGAGGCGAATGACATAtcggaggaggcgctgcctATGGGCGTTGTACGTTTCTCGTCTCCTGGGGCCATCACTGGCAATGTCGACAGCGATGAAAGCGAAGATGACCTGCTTAGCTTCacgacgacgcagcgctTCTACGACGAGAAGCGCTTCTTGCTGGAGCAGGAGGACGGCCGGCGTCAGCGTCTGTGCAActgggagggggaggagctgGCACAACTGGCACAGGATGAGCTGAATGGCTACATGGCGCTCTCCTCGTCTGCCGCGGTTGGCGGTGGTATTGTCAACGCATCCTCTGATCACTCGAAGAACAACGATACCGAGTACcatgctggcggtggcacggGGAAGTATCGCCACGGCAAGGGTACAGCAGAGGATGAGTGGGTGTGCCACCCCCCCCGTGCGCCAGCGAGGCTGCCGGCTCTGCCCCCGGCACCGCGCCCTCAAACATTGCAGAGCGACTATACTCCCGCGTAG